A stretch of the Methanomassiliicoccales archaeon genome encodes the following:
- the pyrF gene encoding orotidine-5'-phosphate decarboxylase, whose amino-acid sequence MRKRSRLILALDETDERKAMDVAEAVGDLVDAIKINWPLVLSTSPEIITRLSRSSEVVCDFKVADIPNTNRLIVSEAVRRGASGVIVHAFTGSDSVKAAVEAADGKDIYVVTEMSHPGGLEFTAPAAERLARIAVDCGASGVIAPATRPERVRAIRQIIGPNLSILSPGVGAQGGSATKALEMGADYVIVGRAIYGDPDPRAAAGRYIEEIKHLKN is encoded by the coding sequence ATGCGGAAAAGGTCGAGGCTCATTCTGGCGTTGGACGAGACAGACGAGCGTAAGGCCATGGATGTGGCCGAAGCGGTAGGCGACCTGGTCGACGCCATAAAGATCAATTGGCCTCTTGTCCTTTCAACCTCACCCGAGATCATCACCAGGCTTTCCCGTTCTTCGGAGGTGGTCTGCGATTTCAAGGTAGCGGACATACCGAACACCAACAGGCTCATCGTCTCCGAGGCGGTAAGACGTGGTGCTTCCGGGGTCATTGTCCATGCGTTCACCGGAAGCGATTCGGTCAAGGCAGCGGTAGAGGCCGCCGATGGCAAGGATATCTATGTGGTCACGGAAATGAGCCACCCGGGCGGATTGGAGTTCACCGCACCGGCGGCAGAGAGGCTGGCAAGGATAGCGGTGGACTGCGGCGCTTCCGGGGTCATCGCACCGGCCACCCGTCCGGAAAGGGTCAGGGCCATTAGGCAGATCATCGGACCGAACCTCTCGATATTGTCCCCCGGTGTTGGGGCCCAGGGCGGTTCTGCCACAAAAGCGCTTGAGATGGGTGCAGATTACGTCATCGTGGGCCGGGCGATCTATGGTGACCCGGACCCGAGAGCGGCAGCGGGCCGATACATCGAAGAAATCAAACATCTGAAAAATTAG
- a CDS encoding radical SAM protein, producing the protein MVQIRRMQAGSCYTGDLPEGCLQCRKGSKMVLLVTGRCRMTCYYCPLSERKKGKDLIFANERQVFSDEDILDEARSIGAQGTGITGGDPLDVMDRTMHYIMLLKTEFGPEHHIHLYTSTVDGKKFQALVQAGLDELRIHPQVETWEHLDLERIAESIKDLGIPVGFEVPAIPGEERGLECLIDFADRNGFDFVNLNELEFSSTNAEAMKDRGFEVIDDVSSAVKGSAVMAKGLLKKERRVAVHFCTSSFKDAVQLRNRIKRRARRVAEKHDLVTEEGLLIKGIIETTDPEAVAIRLRSEFDVPETMMKVDPERKRLEVASWILEDLYPELGMECYIIEVYPTADRLEVERRPLR; encoded by the coding sequence ATGGTTCAGATCAGGCGAATGCAGGCAGGGTCCTGCTATACCGGCGACCTGCCGGAAGGCTGCCTCCAGTGCAGGAAAGGATCAAAAATGGTCCTGCTGGTGACCGGACGATGCCGTATGACCTGCTATTACTGCCCCCTTTCGGAAAGGAAGAAGGGAAAGGACCTGATCTTCGCCAACGAACGCCAGGTGTTCTCTGACGAGGACATACTGGACGAGGCCCGGAGCATTGGGGCGCAGGGCACCGGCATAACCGGCGGCGATCCCCTGGACGTCATGGACCGGACGATGCATTACATCATGCTGCTGAAAACGGAGTTCGGACCTGAACATCATATTCATCTTTACACCTCGACGGTCGATGGCAAGAAGTTCCAAGCCCTTGTCCAAGCTGGATTGGACGAGCTCAGGATCCACCCTCAGGTGGAGACTTGGGAACACCTCGACCTGGAAAGGATAGCTGAGTCGATCAAGGATCTAGGCATCCCGGTCGGGTTCGAGGTACCAGCCATTCCTGGTGAGGAAAGGGGACTGGAATGCCTGATCGATTTCGCTGACCGTAACGGATTTGATTTCGTCAACCTCAACGAGCTTGAGTTCTCGTCCACGAACGCCGAGGCCATGAAGGACCGCGGCTTTGAGGTGATCGATGATGTCTCCAGCGCGGTGAAGGGAAGCGCCGTGATGGCCAAGGGACTGCTCAAGAAGGAGCGTCGGGTGGCGGTCCATTTCTGCACATCCAGCTTCAAGGACGCGGTCCAGCTGAGGAACCGGATCAAGCGCCGGGCCAGAAGAGTGGCGGAAAAGCACGATCTGGTCACTGAGGAGGGATTGCTGATCAAAGGTATCATCGAGACCACTGATCCAGAAGCGGTGGCGATTCGATTGCGCTCAGAGTTCGATGTGCCGGAAACGATGATGAAGGTAGACCCGGAGAGGAAGCGGCTCGAAGTGGCGTCCTGGATCCTTGAGGACCTGTATCCCGAGTTGGGAATGGAGTGCTATATCATCGAGGTCTACCCGACGGCAGACCGGCTCGAGGTCGAACGCAGGCCGCTACGCTGA
- a CDS encoding NusA-like transcription termination signal-binding factor translates to MAEITFTEETLRYIALFESVTRTHVKDCLETEDKLVFVVDPGQANRAVGKAGENVIRLKNTTGKNIQVVEYSDDPETFIKNVFYNYNVQGVVIENRGNIVHATVTVDPKVKGRAIGKNGRNLKIARDIVNRHHNVQSISVA, encoded by the coding sequence ATGGCAGAGATCACTTTCACCGAAGAGACGCTCAGGTACATCGCCCTGTTCGAGTCAGTAACCAGGACCCACGTCAAGGACTGTCTGGAGACAGAGGACAAACTGGTCTTCGTCGTCGACCCAGGCCAGGCCAACCGGGCAGTGGGCAAGGCCGGCGAGAATGTCATACGGCTCAAGAACACCACCGGAAAGAACATCCAGGTGGTCGAGTACTCGGACGACCCGGAGACGTTCATCAAGAACGTGTTCTACAACTACAATGTTCAAGGGGTCGTCATCGAGAACCGCGGCAACATCGTGCATGCCACGGTCACCGTTGACCCGAAGGTCAAGGGACGCGCCATCGGCAAGAACGGGCGCAACCTGAAGATCGCCAGGGACATCGTGAACCGGCACCATAACGTTCAGAGCATCAGCGTCGCCTGA
- a CDS encoding 50S ribosomal protein L30e, whose protein sequence is MGRALKTAITTGKVVFGVQQAEKAVKSGEAKLLVVSNNCPSEFLMSKTHGVPVHVYEGTNMDLGALAGKPFSVSAIAIIDKGASNILSLG, encoded by the coding sequence ATGGGAAGAGCTTTAAAGACCGCAATAACCACTGGCAAGGTGGTATTCGGTGTACAGCAAGCAGAGAAAGCAGTCAAAAGCGGAGAGGCTAAGCTACTGGTCGTTTCAAACAACTGCCCGAGCGAGTTCCTCATGTCGAAGACCCATGGCGTCCCGGTCCACGTGTATGAAGGCACGAACATGGACCTCGGGGCCTTGGCTGGTAAACCATTCTCGGTTTCGGCAATCGCAATAATCGACAAGGGCGCATCTAACATTCTTTCGTTGGGATGA
- the rpoA2 gene encoding DNA-directed RNA polymerase subunit A'': MARKDTINALRRRKIADDVADKITTKFASIGEVENATKEDLLAAGLAKDEVVDVLEKLNAQKSKRTPIRKTIRKAAEPEATAKKFDISIPDKQRKPSTFEKHLDDTCKKLNIKLSKKVIHDLADRIDGIGVPQAKIEKILKRAGERYGDHMMDPNESAGILAAQSIGEPGTQMTMRTFHYAGVAEINVTLGLPRLIEIVDARRIPSTPMMNIYIEPKYRNDVDEVRRIASEIETTKVLDIATIEPDSNNMRVVVRPDARKMEKKGLTLELIHERLSKIRGLKGKIEIVDETIVLSSEEPSFKKLQNIIDVVKDSKIQGIEGIHRAIIRKEKAMDEYVIYTEGSNLQKVLEKDRVDKKRTSTNSIQEIYEVLGVEAARNSIIDEASKTLDEQGLTVDIRHIMLVADLMTNDGDVKAIGRHGISGRKSSVLARAAFEITAAHLLHAALTGEVDHLDGVAENIIVGQPVTLGTGAVNLVYAPNRRGQ, from the coding sequence ATGGCACGCAAGGACACGATCAACGCGCTCCGTCGCCGCAAGATCGCAGACGACGTCGCCGACAAGATCACCACCAAGTTCGCCTCCATCGGAGAGGTCGAGAACGCCACCAAGGAGGACCTGCTCGCAGCCGGTCTGGCCAAGGATGAGGTTGTCGACGTCCTGGAGAAGCTGAACGCCCAGAAGTCGAAGCGGACCCCGATACGAAAGACCATCCGCAAGGCAGCGGAGCCGGAAGCGACCGCCAAGAAGTTCGACATCAGCATCCCGGACAAGCAGCGCAAGCCGAGCACCTTCGAGAAGCACCTGGATGACACGTGCAAGAAGCTCAACATCAAGCTGTCGAAGAAGGTCATCCATGATCTGGCGGACAGGATCGACGGCATAGGCGTCCCGCAGGCCAAGATCGAGAAGATCCTGAAGCGGGCTGGCGAGCGGTATGGGGACCACATGATGGACCCGAACGAGTCGGCCGGGATATTGGCGGCGCAATCGATCGGTGAACCAGGCACTCAGATGACCATGCGTACCTTCCACTACGCAGGAGTGGCGGAAATCAACGTTACCTTGGGTCTGCCGAGGCTGATCGAGATCGTGGATGCCAGGCGTATCCCTTCGACCCCGATGATGAACATCTACATCGAGCCGAAGTACAGGAACGATGTGGATGAGGTCAGGCGCATCGCCTCCGAGATCGAGACGACCAAGGTCTTGGATATCGCGACCATAGAGCCGGACAGCAACAACATGCGCGTCGTAGTTCGTCCCGACGCTCGGAAGATGGAGAAGAAAGGGCTCACCCTGGAGCTGATCCACGAAAGGCTGAGCAAGATACGCGGTCTGAAGGGCAAGATCGAGATCGTCGATGAAACCATCGTGCTGTCCTCGGAGGAGCCGTCCTTCAAGAAACTGCAGAACATCATCGACGTGGTCAAGGATTCCAAGATCCAAGGGATCGAAGGCATCCACCGCGCCATCATCCGGAAGGAGAAGGCGATGGACGAGTATGTCATCTACACCGAGGGCTCCAATCTCCAGAAGGTTTTGGAGAAGGACCGTGTGGACAAGAAGAGGACCTCGACGAACTCCATCCAGGAGATCTACGAGGTGCTAGGCGTCGAAGCGGCGCGCAACTCGATCATCGACGAAGCGTCCAAGACCCTGGACGAACAGGGTCTGACAGTGGACATAAGGCACATCATGCTGGTCGCGGACCTCATGACCAACGACGGGGATGTGAAGGCGATTGGCCGTCACGGTATCTCCGGCCGGAAGTCTAGCGTCCTGGCCAGAGCAGCGTTCGAAATCACCGCGGCGCACTTGTTGCACGCGGCGTTGACCGGAGAGGTGGATCACCTAGACGGCGTTGCAGAAAACATTATAGTGGGGCAGCCGGTTACTCTCGGCACCGGAGCCGTCAACCTGGTATATGCACCTAATCGTAGGGGGCAGTAA
- a CDS encoding DNA-directed RNA polymerase subunit A': MMRGVSKRIGSIKFSCLSPDEIRKMSATKIITADTYDDDGFPIDMGLMDPHLGVIEPGLRCKTCGHKVDECPGHFGNIDLAMPVVHVGFMKEIKKLLQSTCRSCGRLLLTEEQAKEYRETMEQVEELGGDSMDVRLVSKDTAKDAASRQVCPHCGAEQLKITLDKPTTFREDGHKLTPKEVRERLERIPDADLVPLGIDPASCRPEWMVLTALPVPPVTVRPSITLESGDRSEDDLTHKLVDVLRINQRLRENRDAGAPQLIVEDLWELLQYHITTYFDNQTSGIPPARHRSGRPLKTLVQRLKGKEGRFRSNLSGKRVNFSARTVISPDPALSINEVGVPTEAARELTLPVHVTTANLAILKDMVKRGPTPHTENYIPGVNYVIRPDGRRIRVTDKNAETVSETVEVNFVIERHLMDGDIVLFNRQPSLHRMSMMAHTVRVMPGKTFRLNLCVCPPYNADFDGDEMNMHVLQSEEARAEATILMKVQEHILSPRFGGPVIGAIHDHITGTYMLTHNNPLFNKSQTLIITSRLKGNELPPPLIKDGKEFWTGKMIFSSILPKDMRVVFKSSICEKCTQCKKDKCENDAYVRIKDGKLLTGTIDEKAIGSMKGKILDKIARDYGSNYSREFLDSVTKIAIGAIMVKGFSTGIDDEDIPKESQLQIQDMLQNASDKVDQLVTAYRKGELEQMPGRSMEETLEVEAMKELGRARDEAGRIAGDQLGLENAAVQMAKSGARGSMLNLSQMAGCIGQQAVRGERLSRGYWNRTLPHFRQGDLGAKAKGFVTNSYKSGLTPTEFFFHSMGGREGLVDTAVRTSRSGYMQRRLINALEDLKLKQDHTVRNTADSIIQFEYGEDGIDPCRGVGGEAIDIDDVLLEVLGDEAELLQRIEDKKVGTYGTVEKDLMELSEEEEESEEVEFEGGGEE, translated from the coding sequence ATGATGCGAGGGGTTTCAAAGAGGATAGGTTCGATCAAGTTCAGCTGCCTCTCTCCTGACGAGATCAGGAAGATGTCGGCCACAAAGATCATCACCGCCGACACGTACGACGACGACGGCTTCCCCATCGACATGGGTCTGATGGACCCTCATTTGGGCGTCATCGAACCGGGTCTTCGATGCAAGACCTGCGGGCACAAGGTCGACGAATGTCCCGGACACTTCGGCAACATCGACCTGGCCATGCCGGTGGTGCACGTCGGGTTCATGAAGGAGATCAAGAAGCTGCTGCAGTCAACCTGCCGCTCCTGCGGACGCCTGTTGCTCACCGAGGAGCAGGCCAAAGAGTACCGTGAGACGATGGAGCAGGTCGAGGAGCTGGGAGGCGACTCGATGGATGTCCGCCTGGTATCCAAGGACACCGCCAAGGACGCCGCTTCCAGGCAAGTATGCCCGCACTGCGGCGCCGAACAGCTGAAGATCACCCTGGACAAGCCGACCACCTTCCGCGAGGACGGCCACAAGCTGACCCCGAAGGAGGTCCGCGAGCGTCTGGAAAGGATACCGGACGCAGACCTGGTGCCACTGGGCATAGACCCGGCGTCCTGCCGTCCCGAATGGATGGTCCTTACGGCGCTGCCGGTCCCGCCGGTAACGGTACGTCCCTCCATCACCCTGGAGTCCGGTGACCGGTCGGAAGATGACCTTACCCACAAGCTCGTCGATGTGCTGAGGATCAACCAGCGTCTGCGTGAGAACCGTGACGCGGGCGCGCCGCAGCTGATCGTCGAGGACCTATGGGAGCTGTTGCAGTACCATATCACCACCTACTTCGACAACCAGACGTCCGGAATACCGCCCGCAAGGCACCGGTCCGGCCGTCCGTTGAAGACATTGGTCCAGAGATTGAAAGGTAAGGAAGGCAGGTTCCGTTCCAACCTGTCAGGTAAGCGTGTCAACTTCTCCGCCCGTACCGTGATTTCTCCTGACCCCGCATTGTCGATCAATGAGGTCGGGGTACCCACGGAAGCGGCCAGGGAGCTGACGCTGCCGGTCCACGTGACCACGGCGAACCTGGCAATCCTGAAGGATATGGTCAAGCGCGGACCGACGCCCCACACCGAGAACTACATCCCGGGTGTCAACTATGTCATCCGGCCAGACGGAAGAAGGATCAGGGTCACCGACAAGAACGCCGAGACGGTCTCAGAGACGGTCGAGGTCAACTTCGTCATCGAGAGGCACCTGATGGACGGCGATATCGTTCTATTCAACCGGCAACCGTCGCTGCACAGGATGTCGATGATGGCGCACACCGTCCGGGTCATGCCAGGGAAGACCTTCAGGCTGAACCTGTGCGTCTGCCCGCCATACAACGCTGATTTCGACGGGGACGAGATGAACATGCACGTGCTGCAGTCCGAGGAGGCTCGGGCCGAAGCCACCATACTGATGAAGGTGCAGGAGCACATCCTGTCGCCCAGGTTCGGAGGTCCGGTCATCGGTGCCATCCACGACCACATCACCGGAACGTACATGCTCACGCACAACAACCCGCTCTTCAACAAGAGCCAGACCCTGATAATCACCTCCAGGCTGAAGGGGAACGAGCTGCCACCACCGCTCATCAAGGACGGAAAGGAATTCTGGACCGGGAAGATGATCTTCTCCTCCATCCTGCCCAAGGACATGCGGGTGGTGTTCAAGTCCTCCATCTGCGAGAAGTGCACGCAGTGCAAGAAGGACAAGTGCGAGAACGACGCCTACGTAAGGATCAAGGACGGAAAGCTTCTGACCGGAACGATCGACGAGAAGGCCATCGGATCGATGAAAGGTAAGATCCTGGACAAGATCGCTCGCGACTATGGGTCGAACTACTCGCGCGAGTTCCTGGACAGCGTTACCAAGATCGCCATCGGCGCCATCATGGTGAAGGGATTCTCCACTGGCATAGACGACGAGGATATCCCGAAGGAATCCCAGCTACAGATCCAGGACATGCTTCAGAACGCCTCGGACAAGGTCGACCAGCTGGTCACCGCATACCGCAAGGGCGAGCTGGAACAGATGCCTGGACGATCCATGGAGGAGACCCTTGAGGTCGAGGCCATGAAGGAGCTGGGACGGGCAAGAGACGAAGCCGGTCGGATCGCAGGAGACCAGCTCGGTCTGGAGAACGCCGCGGTCCAAATGGCCAAATCCGGAGCAAGAGGTTCCATGCTTAACCTTTCCCAGATGGCCGGCTGCATCGGGCAGCAGGCGGTCAGAGGTGAGAGGCTGTCGAGGGGATATTGGAACAGGACCTTGCCGCACTTCCGACAGGGAGACCTGGGTGCGAAGGCCAAGGGATTCGTCACCAACTCCTACAAGTCCGGGCTGACACCGACCGAGTTCTTCTTCCACTCCATGGGAGGTCGTGAAGGACTGGTCGATACCGCCGTCCGTACCAGCCGGTCAGGTTACATGCAGAGGCGGTTGATCAACGCTCTGGAGGACCTCAAGCTGAAGCAGGACCATACCGTCAGGAACACCGCCGACAGCATCATCCAGTTCGAATACGGCGAGGATGGCATCGACCCGTGCCGCGGCGTCGGCGGGGAAGCGATCGACATCGACGACGTGCTGCTGGAAGTGCTCGGTGACGAAGCCGAACTGCTGCAGCGCATCGAGGACAAGAAGGTCGGCACCTATGGTACCGTCGAGAAGGACCTGATGGAGCTCTCCGAAGAGGAAGAGGAGTCAGAGGAAGTCGAGTTCGAGGGCGGAGGTGAAGAGTAA
- a CDS encoding DNA-directed RNA polymerase subunit B, which translates to MRDLVELYFKERSIVNHHISSFDDFLSTLDNPNSRMQKIVDNLRVSAEDLDRGFIRLDPDKTDGRIVEIRVGRKRDEKTGNIDNQSRPTIHVGLPVVREANGYVHDLTPMEARLRNLNYLAPVYLDFTVVEDGIEKEPERVHIGDLPVMVKSKKCTLYKENMEQEREINDHEYSQRLMKAGEDPMDPGGYFIIGGTERVLITLEDLAPNRVMVEYNERYGTKLEVAKVFSQREGHRALTLVEKKRDGMLMVTVPAASGQIPLVALMKALGMKTDEEIFEAVASMPEMHNIVYANIEECQDKKLFPPNGIFTPEDANLYLERKFATGQAKEYRLKKVESIIDRSLLPHLGDTKDDRMKKAIFLGRIARSVLELYLEKRGEDDKDHYANKRLKLSGDLMEDLFRVAFTNLMKDLKYQLERSYARKKDLRIASAIRPDLLTHRLLHALATGNWVGGRAGVSQLLDRTSNMSTASHLRRVTSSLTRSQPHFEARDLHPTQWGRLCPSETPEGQNCGLVKNAALIIDVSEGFREEDVAYLLKDLGVKEVKGQKSGTRVYVNGDLKGVSEKAKELIAEMRHRRRSGLLSHEINIRFDHEMDEVIINCDEGRLRRPLLVVNDGKLALTRKNIEDIREGKSKWSDLIREGVLEWIDAEEEEDAFICVDPFEVPERCDKCSRALSPIDVDWMNPGTTDKQANLKCKHCNQIISGKLLMQKDHTHMEVDPMVILGVCAGLVPYPEHNSSPRVTMGAGMSKQSLGLASSNYRKRPDTRGHVMHYPQKPMVQTKTMEFVAFNERPAGQNFVVAILSYHGYNMEDALILNRASVERGLGRSSFMRTYRAEERRYPGGQEDHFEIPPPDVRGARQDLSYSNLGEDGLISPETSVTGGDVLIGKTSPPRFLEEETDFLTPQKRRETSITCRAGETGWVDSVMLTESENGSRLVKIRVRDERIPELGDKFASRHGQKGVIGLIAPPEDLPFTTDGIIPDLVINPHAIPSRMTVAHILEMVGGKVGSMESRLIDGTPFSGEREDAIREALVRNGFNHSGREVMYDGLTGQMIGADVFIGVIYYQKLHHMVSGKMHVRSRGPVQILTRQPTEGRSRQGGLRFGEMERDCLIGHGAAMVIKDRLLDESDGTFQYVCGNPSCGHMAMLDRRGSLRCPVCGNNTNVHLVQTSYAFKLLLDELLSLGVAMRLQLEDLR; encoded by the coding sequence TTGCGTGACCTAGTCGAACTCTATTTCAAAGAAAGAAGCATTGTAAATCATCATATCTCCAGCTTTGACGACTTCCTGTCGACGTTGGACAACCCGAACAGCAGGATGCAGAAGATCGTCGACAACCTGCGTGTGTCGGCGGAGGACCTGGACCGAGGGTTCATCAGGCTCGACCCGGACAAGACCGATGGCAGGATCGTGGAGATCCGCGTCGGAAGGAAGCGGGATGAGAAAACTGGGAACATCGACAACCAGTCTCGTCCGACCATACATGTCGGGCTGCCGGTCGTCCGCGAGGCGAACGGTTACGTCCACGACCTCACCCCGATGGAGGCCAGGCTCAGGAACCTGAACTATCTGGCCCCAGTCTATCTGGATTTTACTGTCGTCGAGGACGGCATCGAGAAGGAGCCGGAAAGGGTCCACATCGGTGACCTGCCGGTCATGGTCAAGTCAAAGAAGTGCACCCTCTACAAAGAGAACATGGAGCAGGAGAGGGAGATCAACGACCATGAGTACAGCCAGCGCCTGATGAAGGCCGGCGAGGACCCCATGGACCCCGGTGGATATTTCATAATCGGCGGAACAGAGAGGGTCCTGATCACCCTTGAGGACCTTGCGCCTAACCGTGTCATGGTCGAGTACAACGAGCGCTACGGCACGAAGCTCGAGGTTGCCAAGGTGTTCTCGCAGAGGGAAGGCCACAGGGCGCTGACCCTGGTCGAGAAGAAGCGCGACGGCATGCTGATGGTCACGGTGCCAGCAGCATCTGGACAGATCCCGCTGGTAGCCCTCATGAAGGCATTGGGAATGAAGACGGACGAGGAGATTTTTGAGGCCGTCGCGTCCATGCCCGAGATGCACAACATCGTTTATGCCAACATCGAGGAATGCCAGGACAAGAAGCTGTTCCCGCCAAACGGAATCTTCACCCCGGAAGACGCGAACCTGTACCTGGAGCGCAAGTTCGCCACCGGTCAGGCAAAGGAGTACCGTCTGAAGAAGGTCGAGTCGATCATCGACCGGTCCCTGCTGCCCCACCTGGGCGACACCAAGGACGACCGGATGAAGAAGGCCATCTTCCTCGGCAGGATCGCCAGGTCCGTCCTGGAGCTCTATCTGGAGAAGCGCGGTGAGGACGATAAGGACCACTACGCCAACAAGAGGCTGAAGCTCTCCGGCGACCTGATGGAGGACCTGTTCCGGGTCGCTTTCACCAACCTGATGAAGGACCTGAAGTACCAGCTGGAACGCTCGTACGCCAGGAAGAAGGACCTGAGGATCGCCAGCGCGATCCGCCCGGACCTGCTGACCCATCGGTTGCTGCATGCTCTGGCCACCGGCAACTGGGTGGGCGGAAGGGCAGGTGTATCGCAACTGCTGGACCGCACGTCCAACATGTCCACCGCCTCTCATCTGAGGCGGGTGACATCTTCACTTACCCGGTCCCAGCCTCACTTCGAGGCCCGTGACCTGCACCCGACCCAATGGGGCCGATTGTGCCCCAGCGAGACGCCTGAAGGTCAGAACTGCGGACTGGTGAAGAACGCCGCGCTGATCATCGATGTCTCGGAAGGATTCCGCGAGGAGGATGTCGCCTATCTGCTGAAGGACCTCGGAGTCAAGGAGGTCAAGGGACAGAAGAGCGGCACCCGCGTTTACGTCAACGGTGATCTGAAAGGGGTCTCCGAGAAGGCCAAAGAGCTCATCGCCGAGATGCGCCACCGCCGGCGCAGCGGTCTGCTGTCCCATGAGATCAACATCCGTTTCGACCATGAGATGGACGAGGTGATCATCAACTGCGATGAAGGTCGTCTCAGAAGGCCGCTGCTGGTCGTCAACGATGGAAAACTGGCTCTGACCCGCAAGAACATCGAGGACATCCGCGAGGGCAAGAGCAAGTGGTCCGACCTGATACGCGAGGGCGTGCTGGAATGGATCGATGCCGAGGAAGAGGAGGACGCCTTCATTTGCGTCGACCCCTTCGAGGTGCCGGAACGCTGCGACAAGTGCTCCCGAGCGCTGTCCCCGATCGATGTCGACTGGATGAACCCGGGAACGACCGACAAGCAGGCCAATCTGAAGTGCAAGCACTGTAACCAGATCATATCCGGAAAGCTGCTGATGCAGAAGGACCATACTCATATGGAAGTGGACCCGATGGTCATTCTGGGGGTATGCGCCGGACTGGTTCCTTACCCTGAGCACAACTCCTCTCCACGTGTCACAATGGGAGCAGGTATGTCCAAGCAGTCGCTGGGATTGGCTTCCAGCAACTACCGGAAGAGGCCGGATACCCGCGGTCACGTCATGCACTACCCGCAGAAGCCTATGGTGCAGACCAAGACCATGGAGTTCGTCGCGTTCAACGAGAGACCGGCTGGACAGAACTTCGTGGTCGCGATCCTGTCCTACCACGGCTACAACATGGAAGATGCGCTTATCCTGAACCGGGCCAGTGTCGAACGCGGGCTGGGCCGTTCCTCGTTCATGAGGACCTACCGTGCGGAGGAGCGCCGCTACCCTGGAGGCCAGGAAGATCACTTCGAGATCCCGCCACCGGACGTAAGGGGAGCAAGGCAGGACCTTTCATACAGCAACCTGGGAGAGGACGGACTGATCAGCCCGGAGACCTCCGTCACCGGCGGTGACGTGCTGATCGGCAAAACATCACCCCCGAGGTTCCTGGAAGAAGAGACCGACTTCCTCACCCCTCAGAAGAGGCGTGAGACCTCCATCACCTGCCGTGCCGGTGAGACCGGATGGGTCGATTCGGTCATGCTGACGGAATCGGAGAACGGTTCCCGTCTGGTCAAGATCCGGGTCCGTGACGAGAGGATACCCGAGCTGGGTGACAAATTCGCGTCCAGGCACGGGCAGAAGGGAGTCATCGGCCTGATCGCACCGCCAGAGGACCTGCCGTTCACGACCGACGGCATCATCCCCGACCTGGTCATCAACCCGCATGCTATCCCGTCCCGTATGACCGTCGCCCACATCCTGGAGATGGTCGGAGGGAAGGTCGGCTCCATGGAGTCGAGGCTAATCGACGGTACCCCATTCTCCGGTGAGAGGGAAGATGCCATACGAGAGGCTTTGGTGCGCAACGGGTTCAACCACTCCGGCAGGGAGGTCATGTATGATGGTCTCACCGGTCAGATGATCGGAGCGGACGTCTTCATCGGCGTCATCTATTACCAGAAACTGCACCACATGGTGTCAGGTAAGATGCACGTCCGGTCGAGGGGGCCGGTCCAGATATTGACCAGGCAACCTACCGAGGGCCGTTCCAGGCAAGGTGGTCTGAGGTTCGGTGAGATGGAAAGGGATTGTCTCATCGGTCACGGTGCCGCGATGGTCATAAAGGACCGTCTGCTGGACGAGTCCGACGGAACGTTCCAATACGTATGCGGCAACCCGAGCTGCGGCCATATGGCCATGCTCGACCGGCGCGGTTCGCTGCGCTGTCCGGTGTGCGGCAACAACACCAACGTCCACTTGGTCCAGACCTCTTATGCGTTCAAGCTGCTCCTCGATGAGCTGCTGTCGCTTGGGGTCGCCATGCGTCTTCAACTGGAGGACTTGCGATGA
- a CDS encoding DNA-directed RNA polymerase subunit H, translated as MVDTVQFNVLEHDLVPEHYLLSDEETKKVLASLRIQKDQLPKIRKGDACIRLLENLEGPITEGRVVKIVRRSATAETTVAYRLVVRG; from the coding sequence ATGGTCGACACTGTACAGTTTAACGTCTTAGAGCACGACCTCGTGCCAGAGCATTATTTGTTATCGGACGAGGAAACCAAGAAGGTACTGGCCTCCTTGAGGATTCAGAAGGACCAGTTGCCGAAGATCCGAAAGGGAGACGCCTGCATCAGGCTTCTGGAGAACCTTGAGGGCCCTATCACCGAGGGAAGAGTGGTCAAGATCGTGCGCCGAAGCGCGACCGCGGAGACCACCGTTGCCTATCGCTTAGTTGTCAGAGGGTGA
- a CDS encoding zinc finger domain-containing protein, whose protein sequence is MENEKVCSSCGKRLTGKGITFFKCPQCGVTEIGRCSNCRDQSVKYKCDKCGFTGP, encoded by the coding sequence ATGGAGAATGAGAAAGTCTGCAGCTCATGCGGCAAGAGATTGACCGGAAAGGGTATCACCTTCTTCAAGTGCCCCCAGTGTGGTGTCACCGAGATCGGGAGATGCTCCAACTGCCGCGACCAGAGTGTAAAGTATAAGTGTGACAAGTGTGGGTTCACCGGACCTTAA